The Natrinema amylolyticum genome includes the window GGGGTACGGCGGCGCTGAAGCGCACAAGGGCGAGTACGCCAACGTGATCGCGCAGTTCGCCGACGACATCGCCAACGGCGAGTCGCCCGTCCTCTACGGCGACGGCACTCAGACGCGAGACTTCACGCACGTCTCCGATATCGTTCGCGGACTCGAGCAGGCCGCAGCGAACGAACTCGACGGGATCTACAATCTCGGAACGGGGGAGGCGTACGACTTCAACACGGTCGTCGAGATGATCAACGACGAACTCGGGACCGACGTCGAACCGGAGTACGTCGAAAACCCGATTCCCGATTCGGTCTACGTCCACGACACCTGTGCCGACGCCTCGAAGATTCGCGAGGCGGTCAGCTGGGAACCCCAGATCGATTTCGAGGAGGGGATTCGGCGGGTCTGTTCGCAGTACACGGACGAGTGACGAATCGCAGCGCTGTGCGCTCTCGGCGTCCGATCGAGAACGCATCGGCTCCGCTGTCGTCGCATCCGGTACGAGCGACTTCCGTGCGAGATTGTATTTGGTGAAATAATTGGAGATCGAGGACTACCCGCCGTTCGGAATTGAATGCCGCAGCCGTTCGCATAGTCCATCTGAAACCAACGGCTCATAGAAATAATTTATATCTGTAGTAAATATCCGCAGGAGAGTTGCGGTATCGATAGCAATCGGACCGGCGGGCGAACAGACCGACAAGGGTCGCTCGTCGGCCGAACGTCACCGCCAGTAACTATCACGGAAAACGATGTATGAGCCGGGCAGCACTCCTGCTAGGGGTTTTTACCATGGCACGCACATCCACACGATATGCGACTTCACAACAGGGATGTCCGACAAGACGTTCGCGAACTCGGTGCGTTGCTCGGGAACGTCCTCGAGGAGCAGACGTCCCGCAGGTCGTTCGAGACCGTCGAGTCCTGTCGACAGGCCGCCATCGAGTACCGTTCCGGGGACCTCGATTCCCGCGAGTCCTTGATCACGGAACTGGAGGGGCTCTCGCCCCATCAACAGCGGATCGTCGCCCGCGCCTTTACGACCTATTTCGAGCTGATCAATCTCGCCGAGGAGCGCGAACGGGTCCGCACCATCCGCACCGACTCCCACGAGGGAACCCTCGACGACAGCCTCGAGACCGCGGCCGAAGAGCTCGGTGAAGCCGACGTCGAGACTGTCGAGCAGATCCTGGACGATGTTCTAATCGAGCCGACCTTTACGGCGCATCCGACCGAAGCGCGCCGGAAGACGGTCAAGTCCAAACTCCGGGAGATCTCGACGTATCTCGAGACCTTAGACGAGCGGTTGCTGACCGACAAGGAGGAGAGCCAGCTCTGGCGGGACATCGACGCGGAGGTCACGAGCCTCTGGCAGACGCCCCAGGTCCGCAACCGACAGCCGGAGCCCGAAGACGAGGCGCGTAACGTCCAGTGGTACCTCGAGAACACGCTGTTCGACGTCGTCGGCGAGGTCTACGACGAACTCGACGACGCGATCGACGCGGAAGTGCCGGGCGACCTCGAGATACCGAAACTCTTCGAGTTCCGCTCGTGGGCAGGGAGTGATCGCGACGGCAACCCCTACGTGACGCCCGACGTCACCGCGAACACGCTCGAACGGCAGCGATCGGTCGTCCTCGAGCAGTATCGCGAACAGCTCAAGCGCCTCTCGGGCGTCCTGAGCCAGGACGGCAGCCGGATCGACGCCGGCTCCGAGTTTCAGGCCTCCCTCGAGCGGGACCGCGAGCGCCTGCCCGGCAGCGCTCGCACCGCCGAGGATCGCTATCCCGGCGAGCCCTACCGGCAGAAGCTCAAGCTCATGCGCGAACGGATCCGCCGCGTCGGTGACGTTCGACCGGGCGGCTACGACGACGTCGACGCCCTCCTCGACGACCTCGAGATTATCGCACAGAGCCTGCGTAACAACGGGGCCGAGAGCGTCGTCGACGCACACGTCGACCCGATCCGCCGGCAGGTCGCCACCTTCGGCTTCTCGCTGGCGAGTCTGGACCTGCGCGAGCACCAGGCGAAACACACCGACGCCATCGCCGAGGCCCTTGAGGCCGAGGGGATCGATTACCACGGCCTCTCCGAGGACGAACGCGTCGAGTTCCTGACCGACGCCGTGTTACAGGAGGAACCGGTACTCGATCTCGGCGATACCGAGGCGATCTCCGACGACTCGGCGCGGGTCCTCCGGCTGTTCGACAGCCTCGCCGACTGGCAGACCGAGTACGGTAGCCACGCCATCGACACCTATGCCATCTCGATGACGGACGAGCCCAGCCACGTGCTCGAAGTCCTCTTCCTGGCCGACCAGGCCGGCGTCGTCTCCCTGCCCGAGCACGCGGGGATCGACATCGTCCCGCTGCTCGAGACCGAGTACGCCCTCTCGGGGGCCCGCCGGATCATGGGGACGCTCTTCGAGAACGAAGCCTATTCGCAGGCGCTCGAGGCCCGCGGCCGGACCCAGGAGATCATGCTGGGATACTCGGACTCGAACAAGGAGAACGGGTTCCTCGCCGCGAACTGGTCGCTGTACAAGAACCAGCGACGACTGGGAGAGATTTGTGACGACTACGACGTGACCATGCGGCTGTTCCACGGCCGCGGCGGCTCGATTTCGCGCGGCGGCGGCCCGATGAACGAGGCGCTGCTCGCCCTGCCGAACTCGACGGTCACGGGCCAGGTCAAGTTCACCGAACAGGGCGAAGCGATCGCCGAGAAGTACGCCAATCCCCGCATCGCCGAGCGCAACATCGAACAGATGCTCAACGCCCAACTCCGGGCGCGCAAGCAGGCGATCGACCAGCCCGAGGAGGAGGTCCGCGAGGAGTGGGTCGAGGCCATGGAAACGATGGCCGATACCGCCCGCCAGGAGTACCGCGATCTCCTCGAGAGCGACG containing:
- the ppc gene encoding phosphoenolpyruvate carboxylase, translating into MRLHNRDVRQDVRELGALLGNVLEEQTSRRSFETVESCRQAAIEYRSGDLDSRESLITELEGLSPHQQRIVARAFTTYFELINLAEERERVRTIRTDSHEGTLDDSLETAAEELGEADVETVEQILDDVLIEPTFTAHPTEARRKTVKSKLREISTYLETLDERLLTDKEESQLWRDIDAEVTSLWQTPQVRNRQPEPEDEARNVQWYLENTLFDVVGEVYDELDDAIDAEVPGDLEIPKLFEFRSWAGSDRDGNPYVTPDVTANTLERQRSVVLEQYREQLKRLSGVLSQDGSRIDAGSEFQASLERDRERLPGSARTAEDRYPGEPYRQKLKLMRERIRRVGDVRPGGYDDVDALLDDLEIIAQSLRNNGAESVVDAHVDPIRRQVATFGFSLASLDLREHQAKHTDAIAEALEAEGIDYHGLSEDERVEFLTDAVLQEEPVLDLGDTEAISDDSARVLRLFDSLADWQTEYGSHAIDTYAISMTDEPSHVLEVLFLADQAGVVSLPEHAGIDIVPLLETEYALSGARRIMGTLFENEAYSQALEARGRTQEIMLGYSDSNKENGFLAANWSLYKNQRRLGEICDDYDVTMRLFHGRGGSISRGGGPMNEALLALPNSTVTGQVKFTEQGEAIAEKYANPRIAERNIEQMLNAQLRARKQAIDQPEEEVREEWVEAMETMADTARQEYRDLLESDGFVRYFEQATPITVIEDLDLGSRPASRSGERTVEDLRAIPWVFSWTQSRCILPGWYAIATGMQSYLEDGGSMETLQEMYEEWPFFRTTLDNAALSLSRTELEIAERYADMADEDLRDRFFPRVADEYERAADLITEIGQRDRLHTRDWLGENLERRNPYVDPLNMLQVYLLNRTHRTDIEERTLRLTVKGIAAGMKNTG